The proteins below are encoded in one region of Hordeum vulgare subsp. vulgare chromosome 3H, MorexV3_pseudomolecules_assembly, whole genome shotgun sequence:
- the LOC123442154 gene encoding disease resistance protein RGA5-like, which yields MEIAMGAIGPLLPKLGELLMGELTMEKKVRKGIESLVTELKLMHAVLSKVAKVPADQLDEGVKIWAGKVKELSYQMEDIVDAFMVRVEDGGEPANPKNRVKKIVKKVKKLFKNGKDLHRISDALEEVVVQAKQLAELRQRYEQETRDTSSNTSVDPRMVALYTDVTELVGIEETRDQLINMLIGGDDWSKHPLKTVSIVGFGGLGKTTLARAAYDKIKLNFDCGAFVSVSQNPNIKKILKSILFELDKVKYTGIYNVEREETHLIDELIEFLHEKRYLIIIDDIWDKEVWKLIKCAFSKKSPGSRLITTTRVISVSEACCPSRDDIYKMKPLSNDVSRTLFCKRVFSDDKVCPQELVQVTEDILKKCGGIPLAIITIASLLASNHQIKTKDQWYALLNSIGRGLTEDRSVEEMKKILLFSYYDLPSYLKPCLLYLSIFPEDHEIRRDRLIWRWISEGFVYSEKKDISLYELGDSYFNELVNRNMIQPIDIGYDEKVNACRVHDMVLDLICSLSSEENFVTILDDTRRKMGNSKIKVRRLSIQNSKIDVGTTRMEHVRSVTVFSDNVVGKVLDISRFEVLRVLDLEGSHVSDVGYVGKLLHLRYLGLKGTHVKDLPMEIGKLQFLLTLDLRGTEIRVLPSSVVQLRRLMCLYVDYGMVLSGIGNLTSLEVLDDLGLSEVDLDFVKELGHLTKLRVLRLDLDGLDESLGKALEESIGNMDKLDSLDVYVRRGVINCLSEDWVAPPQLRRLAFPSSDSWFKTLPSWINPSSLPLLSYLDITVFEVRSEAIQLLGTLPALVYLKIMNHSVYWEGHEVEAPVLSSGALFPCATECRFFGIGAVPSMFPQGAAPRLKVLWFAFPAKWVSRESFDLGMRHLPSLERVEVDVMEGASSQEEVDEAKAAVRAAADGHPNRPVLRFSTQ from the exons ATGGAGATTGCCATGGGGGCTATCGGCCCTCTCCTCCCCAAGCTCGGCGAGCTGCTCATGGGTGAGCTCACCATGGAGAAGAAAGTGAGAAAGGGCATCGAGTCTCTCGTGACAGAGCTGAAATTGATGCATGCCGTCCTCAGCAAGGTGGCCAAAGTGCCGGCGGACCAGCTTGACGAGGGGGTCAAGATCTGGGCAGGAAAAGTCAAGGAGCTGTCCTACCAAATGGAGGACATCGTTGATGCCTTCATGGTGCGCGTGGAGGATGGCGGCGAGCCTGCCAACCCAAAGAACAGAGTTAAGAAGATAGTCAAGAAGGTCAAAAAGTTATTCAAGAATGGCAAGGATCTTCATCGGATCTCTGATGCTCTGGAAGAAGTGGTTGTTCAAGCTAAGCAGTTGGCCGAGCTGCGTCAGAGGTATGAGCAAGAGACGCGGGACACTAGTTCTAATACTAGTGTTGACCCTCGCATGGTGGCCTTGTATACAGATGTGACAGAGCTTGTTGGCATTGAAGAAACACGAGACCAATTGATCAACATGTTGATTGGGGGTGATGATTGGTCGAAGCATCCATTGAAGACGGTCTCTATTGTTGGATTTGGCGGGTTAGGCAAGACAACTCTTGCCAGGGCAGCGTATGACAAGATCAAATTGaattttgattgtggtgcttttgTGTCAGTATCGCAAAATCCTAACATCAAGAAAATCTTGAAGAGTATTCTCTTTGAACTTGACAAGGTGAAGTATACAGGCATTTATAATGTAGAAAGGGAAGAAACTCATCTCATTGATGAGCttattgaattccttcatgaaaaGAG GTACCTCATCATAATTGATGACATATGGGATAAAGAAGTGTGGAAATTAATCAAGTGTGCTTTCTCCAAGAAGAGTCCCGGAAGCCGACTAATCACAACAACTCGTGTCATTAGTGTCTCAGAAGCATGTTGCCCATCTAGGGATGATATTTACAAAATGAAACCTCTTTCCAATGATGTATCAAGAACGCTCTTCTGTAAACGAGTTTTTTCTGATGACAAAGTGTGTCCCCAAGAATTGGTGCAAGTAACCGAAGATATTTTGAAGAAATGTGGGGGCATACCGTTAGCTATTATTACTATAGCAAGTCTTTTGGCTAGTAACCATCAAATAAAAACAAAAGATCAATGGTATGCTTTGCTCAATTCCATTGGTCGTGGACTCACAGAAGATCGAAGCgtggaagagatgaagaagatatTATTATTCAGCTATTATGATCTACCTTCTTATCTGAAACCATGCTTATTATACTTAAGCATCTTCCCAGAAGACCATGAGATTAGGAGAGATAGACTGATATGGAGATGGATATCAGAAGGCTTTGTTTATAGTGAAAAGAAAGATATTAGCTTATATGAGCTCGGTGACAGCTACTTCAATGAGCTAGTAAATAGAAATATGATCCAGCCCATAGACATAGGTTATGATGAAAAGGTAAATGCTTGTCGTGTACATGACATGGTGCTTGACCTCATATGCTCATTGTCAAGTGAAGAGAACTTTGTCACGATATTAGATGACACTAGAAGAAAAATGGGTAACTCAAAGATAAAGGTTCGCAGATTGTCCATTCAAAATAGCAAGATAGATGTGGGTACCACTAGGATGGAGCATGTGAGATCTGTTACTGTTTTCTCAGATAATGTTGTTGGGAAAGTGTTGGATATTTCAAGATTTGAAGTTCTGCGCGTGTTGGATTTAGAAGGTTCTCATGTCTCAGATGTTGGGTATGTGGGGAAACTATTACATTTGAGGTACTTGGGGCTAAAAGGTACTCATGTTAAGGACCTTCCCATGGAAATAGGGAAGTTGCAGTTTTTGCTTACCCTGGACTTAAGAGGTACTGAGATAAGAGTACTGCCATCGAGTGTTGTTCAGCTAAGACGTCTAATGTGCCTGTATGTTGATTATGGTATGGTGCTGTCTGGAATAGGTAACCTGACTTCCCTAGAAGTGCTAGATGACCTGGGGTTATCTGAAGTGGACCTTGATTTTGTGAAAGAATTGGGCCATCTGACCAAGCTCAGGGTGCTCCGGCTTGACTTGGATGGTTTGGATGAGAGCCTGGGTAAAGCTTTGGAGGAATCCATTGGTAATATGGACAAACTGGACAGCCTAGATGTATATGTCCGTCGTGGAGTCATCAATTGCCTGAGCGAAGATTGGGTGGCTCCTCCACAACTCCGCAGATTGGCTTTCCCGTCAAGTGATAGTTGGTTCAAGACATTGCCGTCATGGATTAATCCTTCATCGCTTCCTCTCCTCTCCTATCTGGACATAACGGTGTTTGAAGTGCGATCGGAGGCCATCCAGCTTCTTGGGACTCTGCCTGCTCTTGTTTATCTTAAGATAATGAATCATTCTGTGTACTGGGAAGGACATGAGGTGGAAGCGCCCGTTCTTTCCTCTGGTGCGTTATTCCCATGTGCGACAGAGTGCCGCTTCTTTGGTATAGGTGCTGTGCCGTCTATGTTTCCACAAGGAGCTGCGCCAAGGCTTAAAGTCCTTTGGTTCGCCTTCCCAGCCAAGTGGGTCTCCCGTGAAAGCTTTGATCTGGGCATGCGGCACCTCCCTTCCCTGGAGCGAGTCGAGGTTGATGTTATGGAGGGAGCTAGCAGTCAGGAGGAGGTGGATGAAGCGAAGGCTGCGGTGAGGGCCGCAGCAGATGGCCACCCCAACCGTCCCGTCCTTCGCTTCAGTACGCAGTAA